A region of Vanessa cardui chromosome 1, ilVanCard2.1, whole genome shotgun sequence DNA encodes the following proteins:
- the LOC124543533 gene encoding uncharacterized protein LOC124543533: MYEVMSCYGCKKRYHYNCISTSKTCFNELSENYKTTWLCPTCARPKRDNTNTPIRTSLTTSEDHDNQTCNVTLRIKDNERKVIEKITSDLPLHEVRYIVREEMKSLLDVFKKSILDEFTTKTNEVLASINFLEDQYENIKKDLSARNEVIKTLQLENKTLHSKVNDLQTRLTLVENQSRASNLEIQCIPEHRSENITSTVKQLAANVKYNLSDTDIQSCSRIMKINKESPRPRSVLVKFSSPRVRDNFLAATIAFNKQAKCKEDKLNTSHLGIGGNKQPIYVTEHLPPATKALHAEARIKAKELKYEFVWIKNGRVFMRKSKSSDYKIIKSSESLLNLS; the protein is encoded by the coding sequence atgtATGAGGTGATGTCATGTTACGGTTGCAAAAAACGATATCACTATAACTGTATTTCAACATCTAAAACTTGTTTCAATGAACTGTCCGAAAATTACAAAACTACATGGCTGTGTCCAACTTGTGCTAGACCTAAAAGAGACAACACAAACACACCTATTAGAACCTCGCTTACTACTTCAGAGGATCATGACAACCAGACTTGCAATGTTACTCTTCGCATCAAAGATAATGAAAGGAaggttattgaaaaaataacatcCGACCTACCACTACATGAAGTCCGGTATATTGTCAGAGAAGAAATGAAAAGTTTGCTAGACGTTTTCAAAAAAAGCATACTGGATGAATTCACCACAAAAACGAACGAAGTTCTTGCGTCTATAAATTTCCTGGAAGATCAATATGAAAACATCAAGAAAGATTTATCCGCTAGAAATGAAGTAATTAAAACCCTACAGttagaaaataaaacactacACTCCAAAGTGAATGACTTACAGACTAGACTCACTTTAGTTGAAAATCAATCCCGAGCCAGCAACCTAGAAATCCAATGCATTCCTGAGCACCGATCTGAAAATATCACCTCTACAGTGAAACAACTGGCCGCTAATGTAAAGTACAACTTATCAGATACTGACATACAGAGCTGCAGTAGAATAATGAAAATCAACAAGGAGAGCCCCCGACCACGTTCTGTACTAGTCAAATTTAGTAGTCCAAGAGTACGGGACAATTTTCTAGCGGCAACTATAGCCTTTAACAAACAAGCGAAATGTAAGGAGGACAAATTAAATACCAGCCACTTAGGCATCGGAGGAAACAAACAACCTATATATGTTACCGAACATCTCCCACCGGCTACAAAGGCACTACACGCAGAGGCACGCATTAAAGCTAAGGAACTCAAATATGAATTCGTCTGGATTAAGAACGGTCGAGTTTTTATGCGGAAGTCAAAGTCGTCTgactacaaaattataaaaagttcaGAATCTCTCTTAAATTTATcgtaa
- the LOC124532515 gene encoding protein brown-like, whose amino-acid sequence MDKMSIKTYSKNDVVIKVRNLKVWTPEEKSWWRRKSSKPAAIVLDNVSVCMRTGEFVAVIGPSGAGKTTFLMSMAGKCTLPSSGTIKVNGKNIKDAQGSVDIVPQFEVFMDGLSVEEHLIFMTEMKLGSVSKSSNKEMLKSLIHEFKLDTLKHSPISSLSGGERRLLSLATSLLSNPQILICDEPTTGLDSYNAALVVGVLKALSMSGKIVICSVHQPSSDLFKDFNSISLMAEGKLLFHGTQEECKKTFERLNLRCPQNYNPAEFYIKAVSMDLGNKNYGLENNCVPDEDETDFFKPLIYSTQRNWFRQVQLLLWRSSLAFKGNIKNYFFQLFLNTIISSLIINTCYIGISGTTQKGVQDFRGFLWLICSEVSFSVSYCALYAFESDLTLFKREVGIYKASSFYVSRFLSLVPRCIIWPIVYVTIATIAVDLPNHLLTAVKFTISLIAMAVASTAYGLGMGALFISTGMMGDVMPCADLPLFLMSGAFLRISSLPLWLYPLKFFSHFYYGLDALSNVYWRQIDWIECSSNTTSICLNNGEAVLLENGYSSNFILEDTTGLLFVTIIWSLLGFYGLKREENKGYAY is encoded by the exons ATGGATAAAATG tcgATAAAGACATATTCGAAGAATGATGTCGTAATTAAAGTGAGGAATTTAAAAGTCTGGACTCCAGAAGAGAAGTCTTGGTGGAGACGAAAATCGTCCAAGCCAGCTGCGATTGTTTTAGATAATG TTTCAGTTTGTATGAGAACAGGGGAGTTTGTCGCGGTAATCGGACCGAg CGGTGCAGGCAAAACAACATTTCTTATGTCAATGGCTGGAAAATGTACCCTTCCAAGTAGCGGTACAATTAAAGTTAATGGAAAAAACATTAAAGATGCACAGGGATCGGTGGACATAGTACCGCAGTTCGAAGTTTTCATGGACGGTCTTAGCGTAGAGGAGCACTTAATATTTATG ACAGAAATGAAATTGGGCAGTGTTAGTAAATCATCCAACAAAGAAATGCTAAAATCACTAATTCACGAATTTAAGCTGGATACGCTGAAACATTCGCCAATAAGTTCGCTATCAGGCGGTGAACGAAGGCTGCTCTCTTTAGCGACCTcg CTGTTATCAAATCCTCAAATCTTAATTTGTGATGAACCAACGACAGGCCTTGATAGTTACAACGCGGCTCTCGTGGTAGGAGTCCTGAAAGCATTGTCAATGAGTGGAAAGATAGTGATATGTTCAGTACACCAACCTTCATCAGATCTGTTTAAGGATTTTAATTCCATATCATTGATGGCCGAAGGGAAATTGCTATTCCATGGAACACAAGAGGaatgtaaaaaaacatttgagaG GCTCAACCTACGCTGCCCACAGAACTACAATCCAGCGGAATTTTATATCAAGGCCGTATCCATGGACTTGGGTAATAAAAACTATGGCCTGGAAAACAACTGTGTGCCGGATGAAGACGAAACTG atttttttaaacctCTAATTTACAGTACTCAAAGGAACTGGTTCAGACAAGTGCAGCTCTTGTTATGGCGATCGTCTCTCGCCTTCAAGGGTAATATTAAGAACTACTTTTTTCAGCTTTTCCTAAATACA ataatatcatcacttattataaatacatgttaTATTGGCATATCTGGGACGACACAGAAAGGTGTTCAAGATTTTAGAGGATTTCTCTGGTTGATTTGTTCCGAGGTCTCATTTAGCGTTTCCTATTGTGCTTTGTACGCGTTTGAGAGCGACCTTACTCTGTTCAAAAGGGAAGTAGGCATCTATAAGGCGTCTAGCTTCTATGTTAGCAGATTTTTAAGTTTG GTACCGCGGTGTATAATATGGCCGATCGTGTACGTCACCATAGCGACAATAGCAGTGGATCTTCCGAACCATTTACTGACTGCAGTGAAATTTACAATATCCCTCATCGCAATGGCCGTCGCTTCTACTGCCTATG GTCTTGGCATGGGAGCCCTTTTCATTTCAACGGGTATGATGGGTGATGTGATGCCCTGTGCAGACCTCCCTCTCTTTCTCATGTCTGGTGCCTTTCTCCGGATATCCTCCCTCCCGCTGTGGCTCTATCCGCTAAAGTTCTTCTCGCACTTTTATTACGGATTGGATGCCCTCAGCAATGTATACTGGAGACAGATTGATTGGATTG AATGTTCTTCTAATACAACGTCTATATGTCTTAACAACGGAGAGGCAGTATTGTTAGAAAACGGATACTCGAGTAACTTCATACTTGAAGATACTACTGGATTgttatttgttacaataatatGGAGCCTCTTGGGATTTTACGGATTAAAAAGAGAAGAAAATAAAGGATATgcttattga
- the LOC124544542 gene encoding ras-related protein Rab-32 isoform X7, whose protein sequence is MPFSASAGGERREHLYKILVIGELGTGKTSIIKRYVHQFFSQHYRATIGVDFALKVLNWDANTVIRLQLWDIAGQERFGNMTRVYYKEAVGAFIVFDVSRVATFDAVVKWKNDLDTKVQLPDGSPIPCILLANKCDQQKEGIVNSPAKMDEYCREKGFAGWFETSAKENINIEDAARSLVNKILLNDKLLQSSDKDGDGFALDHKIANGENNRDTSSSKSCSC, encoded by the exons tCTGCATCTGCGGGCGGTGAGAGGCGAGAACACTTGTACAAAATCCTCGTGATCGGAGAACTCGGTACGGGAAAGACATCTATCATCAAGCGATATGTCCACCAGTTCTTCAGCCAGCACTACCGAGCGACGATTGGAGTCGACTTCGCACTCAAAGTTCTTAATTGGGACGCGAACACCGTTATACGTTTACAATTATGGGACATTGCGG gcCAAGAGCGTTTTGGGAACATGACGCGCGTGTACTACAAGGAGGCTGTGGGCGCGTTCATAGTGTTCGACGTATCCCGTGTCGCCACATTCGACGCTGTGGTCAAGTGGAAGAACGACTTGGACACCAAAGTGCAGTTGCCTGACGGGTCGCCTATACCGTGTATACTGTTGGCGAATAAG TGTGATCAGCAAAAAGAAGGTATAGTGAATTCACCAGCAAAAATGGATGAGTATTGCCGTGAGAAAGGATTCGCAGGCTGGTTCGAGACCTCCGCTAAGGAGAACATCAACATCGAGGATGCGGCTCGTTCATTAGTTAATAAG ATTCTTCTAAACGACAAACTGCTTCAGAGCAGCGATAAAGATGGCGATGGCTTCGCTCTCGACCACAAGATCGCAAACGGAGAAAATAACCGCGACACGAGTTCAAGCAAATCCTGCTCTTGCTGA
- the LOC124544542 gene encoding ras-related protein Rab-32 isoform X6, whose amino-acid sequence MKMSPKQIKSSASAGGERREHLYKILVIGELGTGKTSIIKRYVHQFFSQHYRATIGVDFALKVLNWDANTVIRLQLWDIAGQERFGNMTRVYYKEAVGAFIVFDVSRVATFDAVVKWKNDLDTKVQLPDGSPIPCILLANKCDQQKEGIVNSPAKMDEYCREKGFAGWFETSAKENINIEDAARSLVNKILLNDKLLQSSDKDGDGFALDHKIANGENNRDTSSSKSCSC is encoded by the exons atgaagaTGTCACCCAAGCAGATCAAAAgt tCTGCATCTGCGGGCGGTGAGAGGCGAGAACACTTGTACAAAATCCTCGTGATCGGAGAACTCGGTACGGGAAAGACATCTATCATCAAGCGATATGTCCACCAGTTCTTCAGCCAGCACTACCGAGCGACGATTGGAGTCGACTTCGCACTCAAAGTTCTTAATTGGGACGCGAACACCGTTATACGTTTACAATTATGGGACATTGCGG gcCAAGAGCGTTTTGGGAACATGACGCGCGTGTACTACAAGGAGGCTGTGGGCGCGTTCATAGTGTTCGACGTATCCCGTGTCGCCACATTCGACGCTGTGGTCAAGTGGAAGAACGACTTGGACACCAAAGTGCAGTTGCCTGACGGGTCGCCTATACCGTGTATACTGTTGGCGAATAAG TGTGATCAGCAAAAAGAAGGTATAGTGAATTCACCAGCAAAAATGGATGAGTATTGCCGTGAGAAAGGATTCGCAGGCTGGTTCGAGACCTCCGCTAAGGAGAACATCAACATCGAGGATGCGGCTCGTTCATTAGTTAATAAG ATTCTTCTAAACGACAAACTGCTTCAGAGCAGCGATAAAGATGGCGATGGCTTCGCTCTCGACCACAAGATCGCAAACGGAGAAAATAACCGCGACACGAGTTCAAGCAAATCCTGCTCTTGCTGA
- the LOC124544542 gene encoding ras-related protein Rab-32 isoform X5, with the protein MMAEDALEAQTNGRFSSASAGGERREHLYKILVIGELGTGKTSIIKRYVHQFFSQHYRATIGVDFALKVLNWDANTVIRLQLWDIAGQERFGNMTRVYYKEAVGAFIVFDVSRVATFDAVVKWKNDLDTKVQLPDGSPIPCILLANKCDQQKEGIVNSPAKMDEYCREKGFAGWFETSAKENINIEDAARSLVNKILLNDKLLQSSDKDGDGFALDHKIANGENNRDTSSSKSCSC; encoded by the exons tCTGCATCTGCGGGCGGTGAGAGGCGAGAACACTTGTACAAAATCCTCGTGATCGGAGAACTCGGTACGGGAAAGACATCTATCATCAAGCGATATGTCCACCAGTTCTTCAGCCAGCACTACCGAGCGACGATTGGAGTCGACTTCGCACTCAAAGTTCTTAATTGGGACGCGAACACCGTTATACGTTTACAATTATGGGACATTGCGG gcCAAGAGCGTTTTGGGAACATGACGCGCGTGTACTACAAGGAGGCTGTGGGCGCGTTCATAGTGTTCGACGTATCCCGTGTCGCCACATTCGACGCTGTGGTCAAGTGGAAGAACGACTTGGACACCAAAGTGCAGTTGCCTGACGGGTCGCCTATACCGTGTATACTGTTGGCGAATAAG TGTGATCAGCAAAAAGAAGGTATAGTGAATTCACCAGCAAAAATGGATGAGTATTGCCGTGAGAAAGGATTCGCAGGCTGGTTCGAGACCTCCGCTAAGGAGAACATCAACATCGAGGATGCGGCTCGTTCATTAGTTAATAAG ATTCTTCTAAACGACAAACTGCTTCAGAGCAGCGATAAAGATGGCGATGGCTTCGCTCTCGACCACAAGATCGCAAACGGAGAAAATAACCGCGACACGAGTTCAAGCAAATCCTGCTCTTGCTGA